A DNA window from Anastrepha obliqua isolate idAnaObli1 chromosome 5, idAnaObli1_1.0, whole genome shotgun sequence contains the following coding sequences:
- the LOC129248859 gene encoding uncharacterized protein LOC129248859, producing the protein MQKISNAKIINGLLLIACIVQACHAATVASSTADRQLECYVCEDCAKITKETPVEVCDAEFFDKRSTTQEPVTDPMTTTPTTTEMTTESTTTELSTTTTTAETTTQVSTTEGVPTAPTVGPLSSTTAVPTPPTVDAAFALAEEVGKAVNASAGESTTNATNSASDGIPQALALVAEDYTYHCFSVQTMVNGSVSMDRGCSRVTTMESVCGQLKALNNGTELSKCVPCSNSICNGSSALGVSVAALLFTLVAALLSRQ; encoded by the exons CATGCCACGCTGCAACAGTAGCAAGCTCCACCGCTGACCGCCAGCTGGAGTGTTATGTTTGCGAGGATTGTGCCAAGATCACAAAAGAAACACCAGTCGAGGTATGTGACGCGGAATTCTTTGATAAACGCAGCACAACGCAAGAGCCTGTAACTGATCCAATGACAACCACACCGACCACAACTGAGATGACAACAGAGAGCACGACCACAGAATTGAGCACCACAACCACCACTGCAGAAACAACCACACAAGTCTCCACCACCGAGGGTGTGCCGACAGCGCCGACTGTTGGTCCCCTATCAAGCACCACTGCAGTACCCACACCACCCACTGTAGATGCTGCCTTTGCGTTAGCAGAAGAAGTAGGAAAAGCCGTCAATGCAAGCGCCGGCGAGAGCACAACAAATGCAACGAACAGTGCAAGCGACGGTATACCTCAAGCCTTAGCACTTGTTGCCGAAGACTACACATATCATTGCTTTAGCGTGCAAACGATGG TTAACGGTAGTGTGTCGATGGACCGTGGCTGCTCGCGTGTCACTACCATGGAGAGTGTTTGTGGTCAATTGAAGGCGTTGAACAACGGCACAGAGTTGAGCAAATGCGTGCCCTGTTCGAATTCCATCTGCAATGGCAGCAGCGCGTTGGGCGTGTCAGTGGCCGCGTTGCTGTTTACGCTGGTGGCAGCGCTGTTGAGTCGGCAATAG